A stretch of the Bradyrhizobium sp. CCBAU 53351 genome encodes the following:
- a CDS encoding alpha/beta fold hydrolase, translated as MPSFHNGAVEIAYLDEGEGDPIILVHGFASSKNVNWVYPTWVSELRKNGRRVIALDNRGHGDSAKLYEPAQYSIPVMAGDVLALMDHLAIPQADIMGYSMGGRMAAWLGLNEPQRLRSAILGGIGIGGLIEGTGPGENVAKALEAPGLDDVTDPVGRTFRAFADQTRSDRRALAACLRGTRDLMTRQEAARIDVPVLIAVGSTDDVAGSASALGAIIPGSEVLDIPNRDHMRAVGDKVYKTGVLDFLSRRG; from the coding sequence ATGCCGAGCTTTCACAACGGCGCCGTTGAAATTGCCTATCTCGACGAAGGCGAGGGCGATCCGATCATCCTGGTGCACGGCTTTGCCTCGAGCAAGAACGTCAACTGGGTCTATCCGACCTGGGTCTCCGAGCTGCGCAAGAACGGCCGCCGCGTCATCGCGCTCGACAATCGCGGCCATGGCGACAGCGCCAAGCTCTACGAGCCCGCGCAATATTCCATACCCGTGATGGCCGGCGACGTGCTCGCACTGATGGATCATCTCGCCATCCCGCAGGCCGACATCATGGGCTATTCGATGGGCGGGCGGATGGCGGCCTGGCTCGGTCTCAACGAACCGCAGCGCCTGCGCTCGGCGATCCTCGGCGGCATCGGCATCGGTGGCCTGATCGAGGGCACTGGTCCCGGCGAGAACGTCGCCAAGGCACTGGAAGCACCAGGGCTCGACGACGTCACCGATCCCGTCGGCCGCACCTTTCGCGCCTTTGCCGACCAGACCCGCTCCGACCGCCGCGCGCTCGCCGCCTGCCTGCGCGGCACGCGAGATCTCATGACGAGGCAAGAAGCCGCGCGTATCGACGTGCCCGTGCTGATCGCGGTCGGCTCGACCGACGACGTCGCAGGAAGTGCCAGCGCGCTCGGTGCCATCATCCCCGGCTCTGAAGTGCTGGACATTCCCAATCGCGACCACATGCGCGCGGTCGGCGACAAGGTCTACAAGACGGGCGTGCTGGATTTTCTCTCGCGCCGCGGCTGA
- a CDS encoding LysR family transcriptional regulator translates to MSTTTLPPGLSRLLAFVRVVEAGSFAEAARRAGTTTSAMSKAVARFEKAHGLRLLHRSTHSLALTEEGDRLMTAGRALVESLARVQSALGEVARGDGGRVRVTAPASFARACILPRLPVFLRERPEIEIEVKFRNEILDLAAEGVDVAIRSGPLDRTPGHQARRLCTFSWIACASPAYLKARGAPATPYELSAHDHVGFRNPASGQILTWRFADPRGKAPIRIAPKPKHICDDAHSSLALVANGFGVGWGPAWLVNEDLRSGRLVEVLAPWRAPGEPLWMLRASGRRPPLRTQRVMSFLTTLPAAFSDKAG, encoded by the coding sequence ATGTCCACAACAACTTTGCCTCCCGGTCTCTCGCGTCTCCTCGCCTTCGTCCGCGTCGTCGAGGCGGGCTCCTTCGCCGAAGCCGCGCGGCGGGCGGGGACGACCACTTCGGCAATGTCCAAGGCGGTCGCCCGCTTCGAAAAGGCCCACGGGTTGCGGCTCTTGCATCGCTCCACCCATTCGTTGGCGCTGACCGAAGAGGGCGACAGGCTGATGACGGCAGGACGCGCGTTGGTCGAAAGTCTCGCCCGTGTCCAATCCGCGCTCGGCGAAGTCGCGCGCGGCGATGGCGGACGGGTGCGCGTGACCGCCCCCGCCTCGTTCGCGCGCGCCTGTATTCTGCCGCGACTGCCCGTGTTCCTGCGGGAACGCCCGGAAATCGAGATCGAGGTCAAATTCCGCAACGAGATTCTCGATCTCGCAGCGGAAGGCGTCGACGTCGCGATCCGCTCGGGGCCGCTCGACCGCACGCCCGGCCATCAGGCGCGGCGGCTTTGCACATTCTCCTGGATCGCTTGCGCCTCGCCTGCCTATCTGAAGGCGCGCGGCGCGCCAGCGACGCCCTACGAGCTTTCCGCGCATGACCACGTCGGCTTCCGCAATCCCGCGAGCGGTCAGATCCTGACCTGGCGCTTCGCCGACCCGCGCGGCAAAGCACCCATTCGCATCGCGCCCAAGCCCAAGCACATTTGCGACGACGCGCACTCTTCGCTCGCTTTGGTCGCGAATGGGTTCGGGGTCGGCTGGGGGCCGGCGTGGCTCGTCAACGAAGACCTTCGCTCCGGCCGACTGGTCGAAGTGCTGGCGCCCTGGCGCGCGCCTGGGGAACCGCTATGGATGCTGCGCGCCTCCGGCCGCCGCCCGCCCCTGCGCACACAGCGCGTCATGTCGTTCCTCACCACGCTTCCCGCCGCGTTCAGCGACAAGGCGGGGTGA